A region from the Mesorhizobium sp. J8 genome encodes:
- a CDS encoding SDR family NAD(P)-dependent oxidoreductase, with the protein MALLANKTAIVTGASSGIGRAIALKFAAEGADVVIADTVEQPIEGGRNTVELIRSAGGNAVYMSADISDWNAVDAFVGATIDRFGRLDVMVNNAAIYTSTNLIETTPEQWNRVIGVNLTGFFYCNKRAVTQMLTQAPVNEVRGRIINISSQHGMVACPGDFPYSVSKGAIVQMTRQIAVDHADDLIVCNAIAPGKIITGKPGVANDPDALDYSRRRTPWPRLGHPNDVAGAALFLASDMASYVTGINLMVDGGWMAG; encoded by the coding sequence ATGGCCCTGCTCGCCAACAAGACCGCCATCGTCACCGGAGCGAGCTCCGGCATCGGCCGCGCGATCGCGCTGAAATTCGCCGCCGAAGGCGCCGACGTCGTCATTGCCGACACGGTCGAGCAACCGATCGAAGGTGGCCGGAATACAGTCGAGTTGATCCGCTCCGCCGGCGGCAATGCCGTTTATATGTCAGCCGACATCTCGGATTGGAACGCCGTGGACGCGTTTGTCGGCGCAACCATCGATCGCTTCGGTCGGCTGGACGTGATGGTGAACAATGCCGCGATCTACACCAGCACCAACCTGATCGAGACGACGCCGGAACAATGGAACCGCGTCATTGGTGTCAATTTGACCGGCTTCTTCTACTGCAACAAACGCGCCGTCACGCAGATGCTCACCCAGGCGCCGGTCAACGAGGTGCGCGGCCGCATCATCAACATCTCCTCGCAGCACGGCATGGTCGCATGCCCCGGCGATTTTCCCTACTCCGTCAGCAAAGGCGCCATCGTGCAGATGACGCGCCAGATCGCGGTAGACCATGCCGACGACCTGATCGTCTGCAATGCCATCGCGCCGGGCAAGATCATCACCGGCAAACCGGGCGTCGCCAACGACCCTGACGCCCTCGACTATTCGCGCCGCCGCACGCCCTGGCCGCGGCTCGGGCACCCGAACGACGTCGCTGGCGCGGCGCTGTTTCTCGCCAGCGACATGGCAAGCTACGTCACCGGCATCAACCTTATGGTGGACGGCGGCTGGATGGCGGGCTGA
- a CDS encoding dihydroorotase, giving the protein MFDTLIRGGTVVNAEGVSRGDIGIAAGKVEAIIAPGEAAEAGTVVDASGSFILPGLVDAHAHLRDPGLTHKEDFSSGTHAAALGGVTTVLDMPTDEPWTATAEQLADKMAMAEGRIHVDVGLQAVLSRDLSAVSRLLERAPVSFELFTADVPDAFLFATLDSVAEALKAFAGADTLIGISPGDQSILTGSSERDRSGTTDAFLDSRPPLAEANGIARALVAAASAEARIHVRQINSELGVETWSRLRGIADASIETTPQNLFFTAQDYEAQGPNLKASPPLRFAHDVDALRAALSAGLIDIVATDHAPHAPAEKAAAYAAFADIPGGMPGLQTLLPTMLRLVDDRVVVLPDLVRMCSRNPAERFGLGRRKGCIAAGYDADLLIIDPRRSSTIANADQVSLAGYTPFDGWTVKAVLTNVFLRGIEIVRDGQLVSAAQGKIVTRES; this is encoded by the coding sequence ATGTTCGACACGCTGATCCGCGGCGGAACGGTGGTGAATGCCGAGGGCGTCAGCCGCGGCGACATCGGCATTGCCGCGGGCAAGGTCGAAGCAATCATCGCACCCGGCGAAGCCGCTGAAGCCGGCACGGTCGTCGACGCCTCTGGCAGCTTCATCCTGCCCGGCCTTGTCGACGCGCACGCGCATCTGCGCGACCCCGGCCTGACCCACAAGGAGGATTTTTCCTCCGGCACCCATGCGGCCGCACTGGGCGGCGTGACCACGGTGCTCGACATGCCGACCGACGAGCCTTGGACCGCGACGGCCGAGCAACTCGCCGACAAGATGGCGATGGCCGAAGGCCGCATCCATGTCGATGTCGGCCTGCAGGCCGTGCTCAGCCGCGACCTGTCGGCCGTCTCTCGCCTGCTCGAGCGCGCGCCGGTGTCGTTCGAATTGTTCACCGCCGACGTGCCGGACGCCTTCCTATTTGCCACGCTCGACAGCGTCGCCGAGGCGCTGAAAGCATTCGCCGGCGCCGATACGCTCATCGGCATCTCGCCCGGCGATCAATCGATCCTGACCGGCAGCTCCGAGCGCGATCGCTCCGGCACGACCGACGCCTTCCTGGACAGCCGGCCGCCGCTGGCGGAAGCCAATGGCATCGCCCGCGCGCTGGTCGCCGCGGCTTCTGCCGAAGCGAGGATCCACGTCAGGCAGATCAATTCCGAACTCGGCGTCGAGACCTGGAGCCGGCTGCGCGGCATTGCCGACGCCAGCATCGAGACCACGCCGCAGAACCTGTTCTTCACGGCTCAGGACTACGAAGCGCAAGGACCCAACCTGAAGGCCTCGCCGCCCTTGCGCTTCGCACACGACGTCGACGCGCTTCGCGCCGCGCTCAGCGCCGGGTTGATCGACATCGTCGCCACCGATCACGCCCCGCACGCGCCGGCCGAAAAGGCGGCGGCTTATGCTGCCTTCGCCGACATCCCGGGCGGCATGCCCGGATTGCAGACGCTGCTTCCCACCATGCTGAGGCTGGTCGACGATAGGGTCGTCGTCTTGCCAGACCTGGTGCGCATGTGCTCCCGCAACCCGGCCGAACGCTTCGGCCTAGGCCGGCGCAAGGGATGCATCGCCGCCGGATACGATGCCGATCTGCTGATCATCGATCCCCGCCGATCCAGCACCATCGCCAATGCGGATCAGGTGTCGCTGGCCGGCTACACGCCTTTCGACGGCTGGACCGTGAAGGCGGTGCTGACCAACGTCTTTCTGCGCGGCATCGAGATCGTGCGCGACGGGCAATTGGTCAGCGCGGCGCAAGGCAAGATCGTCACCCGGGAGAGCTGA
- a CDS encoding HlyD family secretion protein, protein MDAKTDRKERKTAPAEEARAQPRSDQQQRPPGDEKRADNRRDDERAQDTPPNGSASDGNKPGLIRRHPYIAAVVAILILLVIAAVVIWWINARQYEWTDDAFIDARTVTVGAEIAGRITDVAVTDNQPVEAGAVLMRIDDSDYQASLKQAQAGVVAAQAEIANVQAQIQAQNAKIDAAEKQVAQAQAALEFARSEDQRNRELLAKGTATQQQAQQAASTLRQDQAALDTANANVEAAKTQVAVLQAQGKSAEAKLRQAEAAENQARITLTRTTITAPVAGHATNITAAKGTYAQPGQVLMMFVPDNVWVKANFKETQLDLMRPGQPVDIAIDAYPERTFHGHVDSVQAGSGTAFSLLPAENATGNFVKVVQRVPVKIVFDQPPGVYLGPGMSVVPTVKVR, encoded by the coding sequence TTGGACGCAAAAACCGACAGAAAAGAGCGCAAAACCGCTCCCGCCGAGGAAGCGCGGGCTCAGCCCAGGTCCGACCAGCAGCAACGGCCGCCGGGCGACGAAAAGCGGGCGGACAACAGGCGCGACGACGAGCGAGCGCAAGACACGCCGCCGAATGGCAGTGCGTCGGACGGCAACAAACCCGGCCTCATCAGGCGCCATCCCTATATCGCGGCGGTCGTCGCCATCCTCATCCTGCTTGTCATCGCGGCGGTGGTCATCTGGTGGATCAACGCGCGGCAGTATGAATGGACCGATGACGCCTTCATAGACGCACGCACAGTGACGGTCGGCGCGGAAATTGCCGGACGCATCACCGATGTCGCCGTCACCGACAACCAACCGGTCGAGGCCGGCGCCGTGCTTATGCGCATCGACGACAGCGATTATCAGGCCTCGCTCAAACAGGCGCAGGCCGGCGTGGTGGCGGCGCAGGCCGAGATCGCGAACGTCCAGGCCCAGATCCAGGCGCAGAACGCCAAGATCGACGCCGCCGAAAAGCAGGTGGCGCAGGCGCAGGCGGCGCTCGAATTCGCCAGATCCGAGGACCAGCGCAATCGTGAGCTCCTGGCCAAGGGCACCGCGACCCAACAGCAGGCGCAGCAGGCCGCTTCGACCCTGCGCCAGGATCAGGCGGCGCTGGACACGGCCAACGCCAACGTCGAGGCCGCGAAAACTCAGGTGGCGGTTCTGCAGGCTCAAGGCAAGAGTGCGGAAGCCAAGCTTCGCCAGGCTGAGGCCGCCGAGAACCAGGCCAGGATCACCCTCACGCGCACGACCATCACGGCGCCGGTCGCCGGCCATGCCACCAACATCACGGCGGCAAAAGGCACCTATGCGCAGCCCGGCCAGGTGCTGATGATGTTCGTGCCCGACAACGTCTGGGTGAAAGCCAACTTCAAGGAGACACAGCTCGACCTGATGCGGCCGGGCCAGCCCGTCGACATCGCCATCGACGCCTATCCGGAAAGGACTTTCCATGGCCATGTCGACAGCGTCCAGGCGGGCAGCGGCACGGCGTTCAGCCTGCTGCCTGCCGAAAACGCCACGGGCAATTTCGTCAAGGTGGTGCAGCGCGTGCCGGTGAAGATCGTGTTCGACCAGCCGCCCGGCGTCTATCTCGGTCCCGGCATGTCGGTGGTTCCGACGGTCAAGGTACGAT
- a CDS encoding SDR family NAD(P)-dependent oxidoreductase — translation MTDQAKNRLQDSVILIAGAASGIGAAIARRCVAEGAKVVCADYDLEPVTKLAEALGPSAAACQCDVTKIDFARSAVEFAEQKFGRLHGLVHNAAAPSTSATVVDLDESAWRHEIDVGLTGAFLMSKFAVPLIAASGGGSVVFIGSQFGRVATSRAVAYCAAKAGLIHLAKAMAVDHAPDKIRVNSLSPGAVATTRLLRRFADYEAANAGLGPAHLLGRIAEPDEIAAAAAFLLSSDASFVTGSDMLVDGGYATR, via the coding sequence ATGACCGATCAAGCCAAGAACCGCCTGCAAGACAGCGTCATCCTGATCGCCGGAGCGGCGAGCGGCATTGGCGCCGCGATCGCTCGCCGCTGCGTCGCCGAAGGCGCAAAGGTTGTCTGCGCCGACTACGATCTGGAGCCGGTGACGAAGCTTGCCGAAGCGCTCGGACCTTCCGCCGCTGCTTGCCAGTGCGACGTGACGAAGATCGACTTCGCCAGATCGGCGGTTGAATTCGCGGAGCAAAAATTCGGCCGCCTCCACGGGCTCGTGCACAATGCCGCGGCGCCCTCGACCAGCGCCACCGTTGTCGATCTCGACGAAAGCGCCTGGCGACACGAGATCGATGTCGGCCTGACCGGTGCCTTCCTGATGAGCAAATTCGCCGTGCCGCTGATTGCGGCGAGCGGCGGCGGTTCGGTCGTCTTCATCGGCTCGCAATTCGGCCGCGTCGCCACCTCCCGCGCCGTCGCCTACTGCGCCGCCAAGGCCGGCCTGATCCACCTTGCCAAAGCGATGGCCGTCGACCACGCGCCCGACAAGATCCGCGTCAACAGCCTGTCGCCCGGCGCGGTGGCGACGACACGCCTGTTGCGCCGGTTCGCCGATTATGAGGCGGCCAATGCAGGCCTCGGGCCTGCGCACCTGCTCGGCCGCATCGCCGAGCCCGACGAGATCGCCGCGGCAGCGGCTTTCCTGCTTTCCTCCGACGCTTCCTTCGTCACCGGATCCGACATGCTCGTGGACGGCGGCTATGCGACGCGTTGA
- a CDS encoding polysaccharide deacetylase family protein has protein sequence MPIDPQQLSQPRDFVGYGPNPPFVAWPGGVKLAINLVLNYEEGSEYNWLEDGRNDNWGEYNLTGSMPVRDLGTETHYEYGSRAGVWRLARLFDRYDIPVTFSACAVALERNPPLVEWMKARRHDLMGHGLRWIDYTTMERAEEERHLHEAIALYEKLLGKRPLGWNCRSLPSVNTRDLLVEEGGFLYHSDPCNDDLPYFLDHRGTEILVVPYSKTLNDSRYLVAPGYGNPRDFAEDCRSAIDYMLDEADETGGRMLTIGIHARWTGQPNRASGLREVIEHVRQSEGAAFMRREDIARFWHANHARFEQRG, from the coding sequence ATGCCGATCGATCCGCAGCAATTGTCGCAGCCGCGCGACTTTGTCGGCTACGGCCCGAATCCGCCCTTCGTCGCCTGGCCGGGCGGCGTCAAGCTCGCCATCAACCTCGTGCTCAACTACGAGGAAGGGTCGGAGTACAACTGGCTGGAAGATGGCCGCAACGACAATTGGGGCGAATACAATCTGACCGGCAGCATGCCGGTGCGCGATCTCGGCACCGAGACGCATTATGAATATGGCAGCCGCGCCGGCGTCTGGCGCCTGGCCAGGTTGTTCGACCGCTACGACATTCCGGTCACCTTTTCCGCCTGCGCCGTGGCGCTCGAACGCAACCCGCCTTTGGTCGAGTGGATGAAGGCGCGACGGCACGACCTGATGGGCCACGGCCTGCGCTGGATCGACTACACGACGATGGAGCGAGCTGAAGAAGAGCGCCATCTGCACGAAGCGATCGCGCTTTACGAGAAGCTGCTCGGCAAACGGCCGCTCGGCTGGAATTGCCGCTCGCTGCCCAGCGTCAACACGCGTGATCTCCTGGTCGAGGAAGGCGGCTTCCTCTACCACTCCGATCCCTGCAACGACGACCTGCCCTATTTCCTCGATCACCGAGGTACCGAGATCCTGGTCGTCCCCTACTCCAAGACGCTCAACGACAGCCGCTATCTCGTCGCGCCCGGCTACGGCAATCCGCGCGACTTCGCCGAGGACTGCCGCTCGGCCATCGACTATATGCTCGACGAGGCGGACGAGACCGGCGGCCGCATGCTCACCATCGGCATCCACGCCCGCTGGACGGGCCAGCCCAACCGGGCATCCGGCCTGCGCGAAGTGATCGAGCATGTCCGGCAAAGCGAGGGCGCCGCCTTCATGCGCCGCGAGGACATTGCCCGCTTCTGGCACGCGAACCATGCCCGCTTCGAACAGCGCGGCTGA
- a CDS encoding NAD-dependent epimerase/dehydratase family protein: MTLLVTGGTGFVMSVVARAWLDRDPLARAVILDRSGLDAAAEKHFAPVRDRLTVISADILDPKAWSDVLDEQGITAIVHGATITPISRGSASEAKRQPEAEDPSRIVDVNLMGTVRMLDWARTRPGIKRFIYVSSGSVYRHNGPDWSGEPLPEDGYVAPLTLYGISKFASEMVTNRYADLFGLSAVSVRLASVYGPMDRATESRNFRHVPNRVAHMALAGETIRPNSLEPVGDYVASTDVAAAILALIDARHLNYRHYNIGSGSSQTIGDIIGWAAERVPGLKAEVTPGEDANIVQDVALKGGMWGAYDIARIMRDTAWRPRPGKEAFHAYMDWIAANES, from the coding sequence ATGACTCTCCTCGTCACCGGCGGCACCGGCTTTGTCATGAGCGTGGTCGCCCGCGCATGGCTCGATCGCGACCCTCTGGCCCGCGCCGTCATCCTCGACCGCTCCGGCCTGGACGCGGCCGCCGAAAAGCATTTCGCTCCGGTGCGCGACCGGCTCACGGTGATATCCGCCGACATCCTCGACCCGAAGGCCTGGTCCGACGTGCTCGACGAGCAAGGCATCACGGCGATCGTCCATGGCGCGACGATCACGCCGATCTCGCGCGGCAGCGCATCGGAGGCAAAGCGCCAGCCGGAGGCCGAGGACCCGTCCCGCATCGTCGACGTCAATCTGATGGGCACCGTGCGGATGCTGGACTGGGCGCGCACAAGACCGGGTATCAAGCGCTTCATCTATGTCAGCTCCGGCTCCGTCTACCGCCATAACGGCCCAGACTGGAGCGGTGAACCGCTGCCCGAAGACGGCTATGTCGCGCCGCTGACGCTCTACGGCATCTCGAAATTCGCTTCCGAGATGGTCACCAACCGCTATGCCGACCTGTTCGGCCTTTCGGCGGTCTCGGTTCGGCTTGCCTCGGTCTACGGTCCCATGGACCGCGCCACCGAGAGCCGCAATTTTCGCCATGTTCCCAACCGCGTCGCGCATATGGCGTTGGCCGGTGAGACGATCCGGCCGAACAGCCTGGAACCGGTGGGCGACTATGTCGCCTCGACCGACGTCGCCGCCGCGATCCTCGCGCTGATCGATGCTCGGCACCTCAATTACCGCCACTACAACATCGGCTCCGGTTCCAGCCAGACCATCGGCGACATCATCGGCTGGGCAGCCGAACGCGTGCCGGGACTGAAGGCCGAGGTGACGCCGGGCGAAGATGCCAATATCGTTCAGGATGTGGCGCTGAAAGGCGGCATGTGGGGCGCCTATGACATCGCCCGCATCATGCGCGACACCGCATGGCGGCCGCGCCCGGGCAAGGAAGCCTTCCACGCCTACATGGACTGGATTGCCGCCAACGAAAGCTGA